The Actinomycetota bacterium genomic sequence GACCCCTATTCCCTTTCATCCCAAACCGTAAATTATCGATTGCGACATAAAAAGTGGCAGGCCTGGAGGGACTCGAACCCCCAACATCCGGTTTTGGAGACCGGCGCTCTAGCCAATTGGAGCTACAGGCCTTCACAATCCAAAGCCACCCGGCTATAAACCTGCAGCGTAAGGAATCCCTTAGCGAGTCTCTTTGTGTAGAGTATGGTTCTTACACCACTTGCAATACTTCTTGAGCTCTATCCTATCCGGGTCGTTTCGCTTATTCTTGTTTGTCGCATAATTTCTTCTCTTACATTCCGTGCAGGCA encodes the following:
- the rpmG gene encoding 50S ribosomal protein L33, with protein sequence MRTIITLACTECKRRNYATNKNKRNDPDRIELKKYCKWCKNHTLHKETR